From the Verrucomicrobiota bacterium genome, the window CCGCTTGGTCGCATAGCTGCGCCGGAGGAGATCGCAAATGTAGTTTACTTTTTGAGTCAGCCAGATTCGTCGTTTATGACCGGTGCCCTCATTCCAGTTGATGGAGGATACACCGCGCAGTAACGGCAGTTAGTTTTTACTTATGGAGCAGTCGTCCAGTATTTCAATAATCCTAACACTAACACGAAATGAAGATAATTGATGCACACCATCACTTTTGGAGTGTAAAAAGCGGCAACTACACTTGGCTGGAAAATCGAGATCAGGAAATGTTGTGGGGGGTTCCGCCTGACCTACCAAGGGAATATCTTCCAGCGAATTTAATCACGGACACCGAACAACTCGAGCTTGTGAAATCTGTACACGTTCAGTGTGGATACGATCCTGCCCACTCAGCGAATGAATCGAAGTGGCTTCAGAGTTTGGCGGATACGCCTGGTTCACAAGGATATCCACATGCAATTGTCGGCTTTGCAGATTTTTCATCCCCGGACATAGATGAAATATTATCTCAGCACTGCGCATACGAAAACGTCCGCGGAATCCGACAAATCCTAAATAGACATAAGAACGCAAATTGGAATATGGCGGAGCATGATTATTTGAAGGATGACACCTGGCGTAAGAACTTCAGTCTGCTTCGAAAATATAATCTATCGTTCGACCTGCAAATCTACTATCAGCAGGTGGATGACGCAATATCACTCACTCAAGACAACCCGGATATTTTATTCATTTTGAACCATGCCGGAATGCCAGCCGATAGAGATACTGAAAACATCAATGGGTGGTACTCGGCACTTCAACGATTGGCAGCATGCACCAATGTTGTCGCAAAAATTTCCGGACTTGGCATGTGTGATAAGCATTGGACCGTCGATAGCATCCGTCCGTTTGTGCTCAAGGTCATCGAATCTTTTGGGGCAGACCGTTGCATGTTTGCCAGTAACTTTCCGGTCGATATACTCTTCAGTGACTACCAAACAGTTTGGAATGCCTACGATCAGGTTACGGCTGAATTTTCGAATGAGGAACGTGATAAGCTTTTCCATGACAATGCGGAAAAGTACTATCGGATATGATCCGACTACTAAAAGGTTTATAGTTAATCACCTTCCTCAAACAGGTTCTGGATTCCTGGATAGACCGGGCGTTGCTTGGTTCTCACATCTCCTTTGCCCTCTTCAACCGGAGGAATTAGTTCCAATAGACTCTGCAATTTTTCTTTTGCTGTAACAACTGCTGGTTTAGTCGAATTTGAAATATCGGTTTCCTCAAAAAGATCCTCGGTCACATGAATGAGTCGGCCGTCTCGATAGAGCTTGTAGTCTCTGGTGCGCACATACTGCCCCGGCATAGGTCCCCAGTATGGCTGGTAATGATTTAGCTGCCACTCCCTGATCTTTCCTTTTTTTCCATTGAGCTGAGGAAAGAAACTTATCCCGTCAATGGGATCGTCGACTCCCAACTCAACTCCAGCTGCATCGGCCAGGGTCGCATAAAAATCCGTAAACTCGATCAGGTCTTTGCTTACGCTACCCTTGGGCGTGTGCCCTTTCCAATAGGCAATAAAAGGAACGTGCGTACCAAAGTCAGTCGTACCGCCCTTGCCTCCCTTAAACTCCAAATTGTTCCATCTGGAAGTGATACCAGTGCTAGTTCCGTTATCGCCCGTAAATAAAATCATAGTGTCTTCGGCAAGTCCGAGCTTTTCCACCTTCGCTACGATTTTCCCAACCAGTTTATCCATGTAATTTACCATGGCCACGAAGTTCTTCTTTTTCACCTCGGGCTCCTTAGGGTTTTTCATGGCATCTTCCAACGACATGTCCCCAATAGAATCCGGTGTTGGGATAAAAATGTCATGAACCAGCACCATAGGGTAATACACAAAAAACGGATCGTCTTTGTTTCGTTCCATGAAATCGCAGATAAAATCAGTAAACAGGTCGGGTGCATATTTCCCGTGATTGGTTTCGCTGGTTATAGTCACCCCATTGTGCTCGAGAGGTGCATTCCAATAACGCTCCCCTCCTCCGTCATTTTTCGATTTTCCGGTGGTCACTTGCCAAAGCAGTGACTCGTCGAATCCGGCTTTGATGGGTCGCATCTTATCAAGAGAATTAGGTGCTCCATGATAGAGACCGTTCAACTGCCACTTACCGGCAATCGCCGTTTTATAACCCGCTTCCTGCATCATATGTCCGAAGGTTTTTTCTTTAGGATTTAGATAACCGAAATGGGTGTAATTCCTGAAGTTGTATTGCCCCGTCATCAACTTCACCCGGGAAGTTGTACAAATAGGCGTCGAGTAACAGTGGTCAAACTGAAGACCCACACTGGCTAGCTTGTCGAGATGGGGCGTTTTGTAATCCACCGCGCCATAACTTCCGAAACACTCCCAACTTGCATCGTCCGCCATAATCAAAACGACATTGGGCTTTCGATCTGCTCCATTCAGCCAAACGCTGATCAGCATTCCACACACACAGATAACGCGTTTACAAATGTTCATAGGAACCACATTGACACACCCGATTGCCTGGAGCCAATGAAAATGTGTACTGTTACCGAGGAGCCAATCTAAACCCGATAAATCTTCGGTTTTATTTTGCATACAGCCCAAGCATTACTCACTTTGAGCATCCACAAAACAGCGCAAAACCATTTACCCGATCATTGGTAATTCAGTTAGTTCTGAAAAGTGCGGTTAATGAAAGTAGATAGCCATTTTTTCAAACACTCACATTCAATTGAATCATGAAAACCATAGTACTCATTTCTTTGCTCAATCTTACTTTGGCTTCACTTCTGGTAGCCGAAAAGACAAAGGCCATTCAAAAGCAGGAAAATCAGATCCATACGCTTATTGACCAGTACAGTCAGGCGCGAGAAACGAAGGACGGAGAACTGCTGAAAAACATTTTAGTCGACGACATTGATCAACTGGTATCCTCGGGCACATGGAGACGAGGCTTTGATGAAGCACTCGCTGGAATGATGCAAAGTTCAACCAGCAGACCAGGAAGCAGAACGCTTACGATAGAACACATACGCTTTCTCGATAAGAAAAATGCTATCGCGGATGCAAGGTATGAAATAACAAACGAGGACGGTAGTATGAGAAAAATGTGGAGCACATTTATCGTAAAGCTGGAAGACAAACACTGGAAAATAGCAGCTATCAGAAACATGCTGCCTGCTCAATAAGGGTTAGACTATTAACGAATCATGTGCGGCGTTGTTGGATATTGGAATAAGAACGGAGAAGAAGCAGACGAAAATATTCTCAAAAAAATGTCGCACCGGCTCACCCATCGTGGGCCAGATGATAGTGGAACCTTCAAAAAGGGTTCTCTCGGCCTAGGTCATACGCGTTTGACTATTCTCGATTTGTCAAAGAACGGACATCAACCATTTGTGACGAGCGATGGTAATGCCGTCCTCTCTTATAACGGTGAAATCTACAATTTCCGTGAACTGAGACATCAGCTTAAAAAAGAGAACGTCACTTTTAAGAGCACCACAGACACCGAGGTCCTGCTATATGCACTGTACCATTGGGGACCTGAAAAAGCGGTTCTAAAACTGGATGGGATGTTTGCTTTTGCCTATTTTGATTTCAGGGATAATAGCCTCTGGTTGGTCAGAGACAGAGCAGGAATAAAGTCACTCTATTGGGTCGAAAAAGGAAATTTAAATGTATTCGCATCGGAGATGAAGGCTCTTTTCGATCATCCAGAAATTGTCTGCCGACCAGATATGCATGCATTATCAACTCAGGTACTGATGGGACGGCTCGATGGTGATTGGACGCCTTTTGAAAATATTAAGTCCGTACTCCCCGGAACTATAATTAAAATTACCCGGAGTCAAAATCGCGTCATCACCTACTTCGATATACTCCGAGATGTAAACGTCGACCGAATCCTGGACTCTGCCAGTACTCCGTTTGAAGATAAGCTACGTTCGTTCGAACAAATATTTGAGCAGAGTGTTCAGAGTCATCTCGTTTCCGACGCACCTCTGGCAACCATGTGTAGCGGTGGATTGGATTCAAGTTTGATAGCAGCTATTGGAAAGGAGTTGAAACCCGACATGGAAGGCTATGTTGCCGATGTGGAAAACGCCCCTTTCCCGGAGGTTCAAAGAGCCGAGACCGTTTGCAAGCATATCGGTATGCATTTGAACAAGATTAAGGTTAGCCAGGAAACTTTCCTGCGATCCTGGCCTAAAGCTGTCTACCACAATGATCAGCCCAATTATTATCCACAGAATATTATCTACAAATCTGTCTGTAGCGCGGCTCATAAAGATGGATTCAAAGTTTTACTTGCTGGAGATGGGTCTGATGAACTTTTTGGAGGTTATGATTGGCATGTATCAGCCTACCACATGTGGAAAAAACGACGAATACATTCTAAGTTTATTCCGAATAACCGATTGTTTAAAAAACTCGGCGATTATCTCCGTCTACTAGCTCCGATCGACCTTGCCCTATTAGCCGAAAAACCATTCACACCTTTGTCCAGAACGAACATTAAAGAGAGCTTCAGCTCACAAGCCAGGATGTCTGTAATCGACGGACTCCAGAGAAGTGTACGAGCTGAGAATCTGTTTAAGAAACTCGAAAAAGTCGCGCCCGTAGAGGACAGGGCATTCTTGGCGAGAGGCTTGGATGACTTTTACATCCACCTCAGAACATTACTTCGTTCAAATGATAAAATGGCAATGTCGGTTTCCGTCGAAGCAAGGGTACCCTTTTTATCAAACCAATTAATCGATTTTGCGTTTCATCTAAATCCTCAGTCGAAATTTAATCAAAACAAGACAAAGTATATCGTTAAAAAGGCTGCTGAAAAAAAGCTCCCTCATGCGATCGTCCATGCCAAAAAAGTAGGGTTTGGATTTTCGGCTGCCATGTGGGGAAAAGGTGTTGATTTCTTGCGCGGAGGGATGGTCCCGGAACTGTTTAAGTGGGGAGAAAAAGAAGCAGAAAACATTTATGAAGATCTGAGATCAGACAGAAGTATTATTTTTTCATTACTAAGCATAGAGCTGTGGGCTCAATTATTCCTAAACCATCAATCCCCAGAAGACCTGTCAGAAATTCTCCTTGCGAAACTCCGGTGAGAAGTGGAACTGTTCCTGGCATTACAAATCCACGTTTTGATTTTTAATTCAGTAAAATAAAGAAGTTCACAAAGTAACAATCCGATGCCCACACCATCCGCCCCAATCCTTTCAGAAGAAACACGTCGCCGACTTCTTTCTGCAAGTACTCCCACCATAGCAACCCTGCTGTATAAACACGGTTTTAAGAACGCCTATATCCAAGGTGTCTCCTGTCTTAATACAAAAGCGACAAAACTCGTGGGACCAGCCTTTACGCTGCGCTATATAGCCGCTCGCGAAGATACTGATCAACTGAGTGCATTTCGCGAACCTGATCACCCTCAACGTGTCGCAGTTGAGACCTGTCCAGAAGGGCATGTTCTCATAATGGATTGCCGACAAGATGCATCGGCCGCATCAGCTGGTTCGATACTACTCACCCGTCTGGAAGTCCGAGGTGCTGCCGGATGCGTTAGCGATGGAGGGATACGCGATGCCTATGGGGCATCTCAGCTACAGATGCCCGTTTATGCAGCCAAACCTTCTGCGCCAACTAATCTCACTAAACACCACGCCGTAGACTTGAACGTACCAATCAGTTGCGGAGGTGTTCCCGTTTACCCGGGGGACGTTCTCGTTGGAGACACAGATGGGGTCATGGTAATTCCCCACCATTTCGTAGACCAGATTGCTGCCGAGGCGGAACCCATGGAAGAATTTGAGGAGTTTGTGTTGGAAGAAGTCCGTCGAGGCGTTCCCATAATTGGACTGTATCCTGCCACCGATCCAGATACACTCAAACGATTCGAGGCCTGGAAAACTGGCCGCAGTTAGCGGTTCAATTTTACCGGGGACAGCCAATCAATAAGGTGTTATTTATTTACATCATTCCTCCACCCTCGTTACAAATTTTGAAACTCCAATACATCCCCGTTTTCAATCACCACATCCAAAACTCCATAATTAGAAAGAAACACAATGGCTGAATTCCGGAAAGACTATCCTGTATCGTGGGAAGAGCTACACCGCGATGCCCGTGCACTGGCCTGGCGTTTGATGAATCAAAAATGGGAAGGCGTAATCGCAATAACCTGAGGAGGATTAATCCCGGCCGCCATTGTGGCACGAGAACTTGAACTACGTTTGGTCGAAACCATTTGCGTCGCCAGTTACGACCATCAAACACAGGGAGAAGCGAAAGTAATCAAGGGTCTCGATATCGATAGCAAAGGCTGGCTTGTCATCGACGACCTTGTGGACACAGGGCAGACGGCGAAAGCGGTTCGTAAAATGCTACCCGATACCCAAGCCCTACATTGGGTCTGCCACAACAATCTGGGACTGCGACAACATCGGAACTTCTCCGAAAAAGAGTTGGAAGCTTCAACGACCCTTGCTTTTTCCGGAGACTCTTTCACTGAAAATCTGAGAATTCCTGCCGTCTATTCTTTCACTGAACCCCTCGACTATCTCCTAAATATTAAATCCAACAGTCCCTATACTACTCTAAACTATGGGGTCGATGGTTACGGAACGGATCAGTCGTATATCTACTATCAAGAAGCAGCTGCAAAAACCCGGCTAGACCATGTCTTCT encodes:
- a CDS encoding ribonuclease activity regulator RraA → MPTPSAPILSEETRRRLLSASTPTIATLLYKHGFKNAYIQGVSCLNTKATKLVGPAFTLRYIAAREDTDQLSAFREPDHPQRVAVETCPEGHVLIMDCRQDASAASAGSILLTRLEVRGAAGCVSDGGIRDAYGASQLQMPVYAAKPSAPTNLTKHHAVDLNVPISCGGVPVYPGDVLVGDTDGVMVIPHHFVDQIAAEAEPMEEFEEFVLEEVRRGVPIIGLYPATDPDTLKRFEAWKTGRS
- a CDS encoding amidohydrolase family protein, whose amino-acid sequence is MKIIDAHHHFWSVKSGNYTWLENRDQEMLWGVPPDLPREYLPANLITDTEQLELVKSVHVQCGYDPAHSANESKWLQSLADTPGSQGYPHAIVGFADFSSPDIDEILSQHCAYENVRGIRQILNRHKNANWNMAEHDYLKDDTWRKNFSLLRKYNLSFDLQIYYQQVDDAISLTQDNPDILFILNHAGMPADRDTENINGWYSALQRLAACTNVVAKISGLGMCDKHWTVDSIRPFVLKVIESFGADRCMFASNFPVDILFSDYQTVWNAYDQVTAEFSNEERDKLFHDNAEKYYRI
- a CDS encoding sulfatase-like hydrolase/transferase; its protein translation is MNICKRVICVCGMLISVWLNGADRKPNVVLIMADDASWECFGSYGAVDYKTPHLDKLASVGLQFDHCYSTPICTTSRVKLMTGQYNFRNYTHFGYLNPKEKTFGHMMQEAGYKTAIAGKWQLNGLYHGAPNSLDKMRPIKAGFDESLLWQVTTGKSKNDGGGERYWNAPLEHNGVTITSETNHGKYAPDLFTDFICDFMERNKDDPFFVYYPMVLVHDIFIPTPDSIGDMSLEDAMKNPKEPEVKKKNFVAMVNYMDKLVGKIVAKVEKLGLAEDTMILFTGDNGTSTGITSRWNNLEFKGGKGGTTDFGTHVPFIAYWKGHTPKGSVSKDLIEFTDFYATLADAAGVELGVDDPIDGISFFPQLNGKKGKIREWQLNHYQPYWGPMPGQYVRTRDYKLYRDGRLIHVTEDLFEETDISNSTKPAVVTAKEKLQSLLELIPPVEEGKGDVRTKQRPVYPGIQNLFEEGD
- a CDS encoding SgcJ/EcaC family oxidoreductase codes for the protein MKTIVLISLLNLTLASLLVAEKTKAIQKQENQIHTLIDQYSQARETKDGELLKNILVDDIDQLVSSGTWRRGFDEALAGMMQSSTSRPGSRTLTIEHIRFLDKKNAIADARYEITNEDGSMRKMWSTFIVKLEDKHWKIAAIRNMLPAQ
- the asnB gene encoding asparagine synthase (glutamine-hydrolyzing); its protein translation is MCGVVGYWNKNGEEADENILKKMSHRLTHRGPDDSGTFKKGSLGLGHTRLTILDLSKNGHQPFVTSDGNAVLSYNGEIYNFRELRHQLKKENVTFKSTTDTEVLLYALYHWGPEKAVLKLDGMFAFAYFDFRDNSLWLVRDRAGIKSLYWVEKGNLNVFASEMKALFDHPEIVCRPDMHALSTQVLMGRLDGDWTPFENIKSVLPGTIIKITRSQNRVITYFDILRDVNVDRILDSASTPFEDKLRSFEQIFEQSVQSHLVSDAPLATMCSGGLDSSLIAAIGKELKPDMEGYVADVENAPFPEVQRAETVCKHIGMHLNKIKVSQETFLRSWPKAVYHNDQPNYYPQNIIYKSVCSAAHKDGFKVLLAGDGSDELFGGYDWHVSAYHMWKKRRIHSKFIPNNRLFKKLGDYLRLLAPIDLALLAEKPFTPLSRTNIKESFSSQARMSVIDGLQRSVRAENLFKKLEKVAPVEDRAFLARGLDDFYIHLRTLLRSNDKMAMSVSVEARVPFLSNQLIDFAFHLNPQSKFNQNKTKYIVKKAAEKKLPHAIVHAKKVGFGFSAAMWGKGVDFLRGGMVPELFKWGEKEAENIYEDLRSDRSIIFSLLSIELWAQLFLNHQSPEDLSEILLAKLR